In Bacillus sp. Cs-700, one genomic interval encodes:
- the lepA gene encoding translation elongation factor 4, translating to MNLEEKLKRQSRIRNFSIIAHIDHGKSTLADRILERTGALTDREMKDQTLDAMDLERERGITIKLNSVQLTYTAKDGEEYIFHLIDTPGHVDFTYEVSRSLAACEGALLIVDAAQGIEAQTLANVYLALDNDLEILPVINKIDLPSAEPERVRQEVEDVIGLDASEAVLASAKSGIGIEDILEQIVEKVPAPQGDPEGPLQALIFDSLYDPYRGVVAYIRITEGSVKVGDKIRMMATGKEFEVNELGVFNPKPVAKKELSVGDVGFLTAAIKNVGDSRVGDTITSVKNPAATPLPGYRRMNPMVYCGLYPVDSAQYNDLREALERLELNDSSLQYEAETSQALGFGFRCGFLGLLHMEIVQERIEREFNIDLITTAPSVIYQVKLTDGEEVIIDNPAMMPDAQSIAEVQEPYVKATIMAPNDYVGAIMELCQGKRGDFIDMQYMDESRVNIVYHIPLSEIVYDFFDQLKSSTKGYASFDYELIGYRESNLVKMDILLNAEKIDALSIIVHRDFAYDRGKDITETLKDLIPRQQFEVPIQASIGQKIVARSTIKAMRKNVLAKCYGGDISRKRKLLEKQKEGKKRMKTVGKVEVPQEAFMAVLRQDNTKNN from the coding sequence ATGAACCTTGAAGAAAAGTTAAAAAGACAGTCTAGGATTCGAAATTTTTCCATCATTGCCCATATTGATCATGGAAAATCGACTCTTGCTGACCGTATTTTAGAACGGACAGGTGCGTTAACTGACCGTGAAATGAAAGACCAGACGCTTGATGCGATGGATCTTGAACGTGAACGAGGAATTACGATTAAACTGAATTCTGTTCAGCTTACTTATACAGCGAAAGATGGAGAAGAATACATTTTTCATTTAATCGATACACCTGGGCACGTCGACTTCACTTATGAAGTATCTAGAAGCCTTGCAGCTTGTGAAGGAGCCCTCTTAATTGTCGATGCAGCTCAGGGGATTGAAGCTCAGACGTTAGCGAACGTATACCTTGCACTCGATAATGATCTCGAAATTCTTCCAGTAATTAATAAGATTGACTTGCCAAGCGCAGAGCCGGAACGGGTCCGTCAAGAAGTTGAAGATGTTATTGGTTTGGATGCTTCTGAAGCTGTACTCGCTTCTGCAAAGTCTGGAATTGGTATCGAAGACATTCTAGAGCAAATCGTTGAAAAAGTGCCCGCGCCTCAGGGAGATCCTGAAGGTCCGCTACAAGCCCTTATTTTTGACTCGCTCTATGACCCATATAGAGGAGTAGTCGCATATATTCGAATCACAGAAGGGTCTGTAAAAGTCGGAGATAAAATTCGCATGATGGCAACAGGAAAAGAATTTGAAGTGAATGAGCTCGGGGTGTTTAACCCTAAGCCAGTTGCTAAGAAGGAACTTTCTGTTGGTGATGTTGGTTTTCTAACTGCTGCGATTAAAAACGTGGGCGACTCCCGCGTAGGTGATACCATCACATCAGTGAAAAATCCAGCTGCCACTCCACTGCCGGGTTATCGTCGAATGAATCCGATGGTGTATTGTGGACTGTATCCAGTTGATTCTGCTCAATACAATGATCTTCGTGAAGCCCTTGAACGCCTTGAACTTAATGATTCCTCCCTTCAATATGAAGCAGAAACTTCTCAGGCTCTAGGGTTTGGTTTCCGCTGTGGTTTCCTTGGGCTTCTTCATATGGAGATTGTTCAGGAGCGTATTGAAAGAGAGTTTAACATCGATCTCATTACAACAGCACCAAGTGTTATATACCAGGTAAAACTTACTGATGGAGAAGAAGTTATTATCGATAACCCTGCAATGATGCCTGATGCTCAATCGATCGCAGAAGTGCAAGAGCCATATGTAAAAGCAACAATTATGGCACCTAACGACTATGTTGGAGCGATTATGGAGTTATGTCAGGGCAAACGTGGTGATTTCATTGACATGCAGTACATGGATGAAAGTCGTGTAAATATTGTTTATCATATTCCGCTTTCTGAAATTGTCTATGATTTCTTTGACCAATTGAAGTCCAGCACAAAGGGGTATGCATCCTTTGACTACGAGTTAATTGGATACCGAGAATCGAACCTAGTAAAAATGGACATTCTTTTAAACGCTGAGAAGATTGATGCGCTTTCTATTATTGTACACAGAGACTTTGCTTATGATCGCGGGAAAGACATTACAGAAACTTTGAAAGATCTTATTCCAAGACAGCAATTTGAAGTGCCGATCCAAGCTTCTATCGGGCAGAAGATTGTTGCGCGATCAACCATTAAAGCGATGCGTAAAAACGTACTTGCCAAATGTTACGGTGGAGATATTTCACGTAAACGTAAGCTTCTTGAGAAACAAAAAGAAGGAAAAAAACGAATGAAAACGGTAGGGAAAGTTGAAGTGCCACAGGAAGCATTTATGGCTGTTCTTCGCCAGGATAATACAAAGAATAATTAA
- the dnaK gene encoding molecular chaperone DnaK, producing the protein MSKIIGIDLGTTNSCIAVMEGGEATVIPNPEGSRTTPSVVAFKDEERLVGEVAKRQAITNPNTIQSIKRHMGTDYKVDVEDKSFSPQEISAIILQKLKSYAEDYLGEGVEKAVITVPAYFNDAERQATKDAGKIAGLEVERIVNEPTAAALAYGLDKEDEDQTILVFDLGGGTFDVSILELGGGVFEVKSTAGDNRLGGDDFDQVIIDHLVAEFKKDTGVDLGQDKMALQRLKDAAEKAKKDLSGVAQTQISLPFITADASGPKHLELNLTRAKFEELSANLVERTMAPTRQALKDAGMSPSELDKVILVGGSTRIPAVQDAIKKETGQDPHKGVNPDEVVALGAAIQAGVIAGDVKDVVLLDVTPLSLGIETMGGVFTKLIERNTTIPTSKSQTFSTAADNQPSVDIHVLQGEREMAQYNKTLGRFQLTDIPPAPRGTPQIEVSFDIDKNGIVNVRAKDLGTNKEQSITIKSSSGLSDDEIENMVKDAEANAEEDKKRREEVETRNEADQLVFTTEKTLKDLEGQVEEEEVTKANEAKDKVKAALENDDIEAIRTAKDELQEIVQALSMKVYEQAAQAQQAQAGEEGGAEQADDNVVDAEYEEVDDDKK; encoded by the coding sequence ATGAGTAAAATTATTGGTATTGACTTAGGTACAACAAACTCTTGTATCGCTGTAATGGAAGGCGGAGAAGCTACCGTTATCCCTAACCCGGAAGGTAGCCGTACAACACCATCTGTCGTTGCATTTAAAGATGAAGAACGTCTAGTAGGTGAAGTTGCTAAGCGTCAAGCAATTACAAACCCTAATACAATTCAATCAATCAAACGTCATATGGGTACGGATTATAAAGTAGATGTTGAGGATAAATCATTTTCTCCTCAAGAAATTTCTGCAATCATCCTACAAAAACTAAAATCATACGCTGAAGATTATCTTGGTGAAGGCGTTGAAAAAGCGGTTATTACTGTTCCTGCATACTTTAACGATGCTGAGCGTCAAGCAACAAAAGATGCTGGTAAAATCGCTGGTCTTGAAGTAGAGCGTATTGTAAACGAACCAACTGCTGCAGCGCTTGCTTACGGTCTTGATAAAGAAGACGAAGATCAAACAATCCTAGTATTTGACCTTGGTGGTGGTACGTTCGACGTATCAATCCTTGAACTTGGTGGAGGCGTATTTGAGGTTAAGTCGACTGCTGGTGACAACCGTCTTGGTGGTGATGACTTTGACCAGGTGATCATTGATCACTTAGTTGCTGAATTCAAGAAAGATACAGGTGTTGACCTTGGTCAGGATAAAATGGCACTTCAACGTTTGAAAGATGCTGCTGAAAAAGCGAAGAAAGATCTTTCAGGTGTAGCACAAACTCAAATTTCTCTTCCATTTATCACAGCGGATGCTTCAGGTCCTAAACACCTTGAGCTTAACCTAACTCGTGCTAAATTCGAAGAGCTTTCTGCAAATCTTGTAGAACGTACAATGGCACCTACTCGTCAAGCACTTAAAGATGCTGGAATGTCACCTTCTGAACTTGATAAAGTAATTCTTGTAGGTGGATCTACTCGTATTCCTGCAGTACAAGATGCTATTAAGAAAGAAACAGGACAAGATCCACACAAAGGCGTTAACCCTGATGAAGTCGTTGCACTTGGTGCAGCAATTCAAGCTGGTGTTATTGCTGGAGATGTGAAAGACGTTGTTCTTCTTGACGTAACACCTCTTTCTCTCGGTATCGAAACAATGGGTGGCGTATTTACGAAGCTTATCGAGCGTAATACAACGATCCCAACTAGTAAGTCACAGACTTTCTCAACGGCAGCTGATAACCAACCTTCAGTTGACATTCATGTTCTTCAAGGTGAGCGCGAAATGGCTCAGTATAACAAGACACTTGGTCGCTTCCAGCTGACTGATATTCCTCCAGCTCCACGAGGAACTCCGCAAATCGAAGTATCATTTGATATTGACAAAAACGGTATCGTGAACGTTCGTGCGAAGGATCTTGGTACGAATAAAGAACAGTCAATTACAATCAAATCTTCAAGCGGTCTATCAGATGATGAAATTGAAAACATGGTGAAAGACGCTGAAGCAAATGCTGAAGAAGATAAGAAGCGTCGTGAAGAAGTTGAAACACGTAACGAAGCTGATCAGCTAGTGTTTACTACTGAAAAGACTCTTAAAGACCTTGAAGGTCAAGTAGAGGAAGAAGAAGTAACAAAAGCTAACGAAGCGAAAGATAAAGTAAAAGCAGCACTTGAAAATGACGACATTGAAGCAATTCGCACTGCGAAAGATGAGCTTCAAGAAATTGTTCAAGCTCTTTCAATGAAAGTATATGAGCAAGCTGCACAAGCTCAACAAGCTCAAGCTGGCGAAGAAGGCGGAGCAGAGCAAGCAGATGATAACGTTGTTGACGCTGAATATGAAGAAGTAGACGACGACAAAAAGTAA
- the hrcA gene encoding heat-inducible transcriptional repressor HrcA, with product MLTERQLFILQLLINDYIQTAEPVGSRTISKREDVTFSSATIRNELADLEEMGYIEKTHSSSGRVPSEKGYRFYVDHLLSPPVLSKKDVNNIHSLFAERMVEVEKVIQQSAGILSELTQYTSIILGPEVFETRLRQIQIIPLSKDTAVVILVADSGHVENRTMKIPASVSMSDIEKVVNIMNERLKDVPLISLKSTMMKEMATVLKKHIENYNQVNTMLESLFLYTNAEKVYYGGKTNILTQPEFKDIDKVRLLLNTFEQDDVMYNVLRPEKNGIEVKIGQENDLEAMQHCSIVTADYFIEGKRMGSIALLGPTRMEYQRSMSILGFLANDLTKTLTDRYQSFKHW from the coding sequence ATGTTAACAGAACGTCAACTATTCATTTTGCAGTTGTTAATTAACGACTATATTCAAACGGCAGAACCGGTTGGATCACGAACGATTTCAAAACGTGAAGACGTTACTTTTAGCTCTGCAACTATTCGCAACGAACTTGCAGATCTTGAAGAGATGGGTTATATCGAGAAGACGCATAGCTCTTCTGGCAGAGTACCATCCGAAAAAGGCTATCGCTTTTATGTGGATCATCTTCTATCTCCACCTGTGCTTTCAAAAAAAGACGTGAATAACATTCATTCTCTTTTTGCTGAGAGAATGGTGGAAGTAGAAAAAGTGATTCAGCAATCTGCGGGGATCCTTTCTGAACTCACTCAATATACATCAATTATTCTTGGACCTGAGGTTTTTGAAACAAGACTTCGCCAGATACAAATTATTCCTTTATCCAAGGATACAGCTGTCGTTATTTTAGTAGCTGACAGTGGGCATGTTGAGAATCGAACGATGAAAATTCCCGCATCGGTTAGCATGTCTGATATTGAAAAAGTTGTTAACATTATGAATGAGCGCTTGAAGGATGTGCCACTTATTTCCTTGAAGTCTACCATGATGAAAGAAATGGCAACTGTTTTGAAGAAGCATATCGAGAATTACAATCAAGTGAACACAATGCTTGAAAGTCTTTTCCTCTATACGAATGCAGAGAAAGTTTATTACGGAGGTAAGACAAATATTCTTACTCAGCCTGAGTTTAAAGACATAGACAAAGTCAGGTTATTACTTAATACGTTCGAACAAGATGATGTGATGTATAATGTTCTTCGTCCGGAGAAAAACGGAATCGAAGTTAAAATTGGTCAAGAAAATGATCTTGAAGCGATGCAACACTGTAGTATTGTGACAGCAGATTATTTTATTGAAGGAAAACGAATGGGCTCCATTGCTTTACTAGGACCGACTAGAATGGAGTATCAACGGTCAATGAGCATTCTAGGTTTCCTTGCTAATGATCTTACAAAGACGCTTACGGATCGATATCAAAGTTTCAAACACTGGTAA
- the gpr gene encoding GPR endopeptidase, protein MMGSVELDNYQVRTDLAVEAQEMVKEKKAKSMKEEQPEGLKGVIVKERTEQGVSITTVEVTKQGEKEIGKKAGHYLTFEVQGIRRKDSALQQTVQDVFAHEFAAFLKQQNISKEASCLIVGLGNWNVTPDSLGPLVVSNLLITNHLFELQPETVSEGFRPVSAITPGVMGITGIETSDIIHGVIEKAKPDFVIAIDALASRSIERVNTTIQISDTGIHPGSGVGNKRKELSFDTLGIPVIAIGIPTVVDAVSITSDTIDFILKHFGRELKEKDKPSKSLAPAGMTFGEKKTYTEEDLPDEGKRQTFLGMVGTLEDDEKRNLIREVLAPMGHNLMVTPKEVDVFIEDMANVISGGLNSCLHGEVNQQNSGMYTH, encoded by the coding sequence CTGATGGGAAGCGTTGAACTAGATAACTATCAAGTAAGGACAGATCTAGCTGTAGAAGCGCAAGAAATGGTTAAAGAAAAAAAAGCGAAAAGCATGAAAGAAGAGCAACCTGAAGGGTTAAAGGGCGTTATCGTCAAAGAAAGAACGGAACAGGGTGTGAGCATTACAACAGTCGAGGTAACAAAACAAGGCGAGAAAGAAATTGGCAAAAAAGCGGGACACTATTTAACTTTTGAGGTACAGGGTATTAGAAGAAAAGACTCAGCTCTCCAACAGACCGTTCAAGATGTTTTTGCTCATGAGTTTGCTGCATTTCTAAAGCAACAGAATATTTCCAAAGAAGCAAGTTGTCTGATTGTAGGTCTTGGGAATTGGAACGTGACGCCTGATTCACTAGGTCCTCTGGTTGTTTCGAATTTGCTCATTACGAATCATTTATTTGAACTTCAACCAGAGACAGTTTCCGAAGGGTTTCGACCCGTAAGTGCGATTACGCCAGGTGTCATGGGAATCACTGGAATTGAGACGAGTGATATTATTCACGGGGTTATTGAAAAAGCAAAGCCAGACTTCGTGATTGCGATCGATGCGCTAGCGTCGCGATCGATTGAGCGTGTTAATACAACGATACAAATATCGGATACGGGGATTCACCCTGGATCAGGTGTTGGAAATAAGCGGAAAGAATTAAGCTTTGATACACTTGGCATTCCAGTTATCGCTATTGGTATCCCAACTGTTGTTGATGCGGTTTCGATCACGAGTGATACAATCGATTTTATCTTAAAGCATTTCGGAAGAGAATTAAAAGAAAAAGATAAGCCATCAAAATCACTCGCACCAGCTGGCATGACGTTTGGTGAGAAGAAAACGTATACAGAAGAAGATCTTCCTGACGAAGGAAAGAGGCAGACGTTTCTTGGGATGGTTGGTACACTCGAAGATGACGAAAAGCGAAACTTAATTCGTGAAGTGCTTGCACCGATGGGACATAACTTAATGGTTACCCCAAAAGAAGTTGATGTATTTATAGAGGATATGGCAAATGTTATTTCAGGTGGTCTAAATAGTTGCTTGCATGGAGAAGTAAATCAGCAGAATAGTGGCATGTACACACATTAG
- a CDS encoding YqzM family protein yields MNEFEKDVQAKDNDAVQSAVGFVVPFLFFSIIFFTAVIIKAIG; encoded by the coding sequence ATGAACGAGTTCGAAAAAGATGTTCAAGCTAAGGATAATGACGCTGTTCAATCAGCTGTTGGCTTCGTTGTACCATTTTTATTCTTTTCCATCATTTTCTTCACGGCTGTAATTATTAAAGCAATTGGCTAA
- the hemW gene encoding radical SAM family heme chaperone HemW — protein MVNAVYLHIPFCDYICHYCDFNKVFMQGQPVNDYLAHMDLEMKHTLEQFPTNRIETIFVGGGTPTALNEEQLERFLKDVQNRFGPYLCDSVEFSMEANPGSVTPEKLRIMKAYGVNRLSIGAQAFQDSLLNKLGRGHSVAEIGEIVRMAQNEGFVNLSLDLMFGLPDQTIPQFSESITKAIELGITHISSYSLQVEKKTVFYNKWRKGELPLPTEEAEADMYEMLITRLEKAGLLQYEISNFAKPGYESKHNITYWKNNEYYGIGAGAHSYIDGVRRANAGPLKQYMTKIDETGFPYMDDNVLTENERMEEEMFMGLRMKEGVSKETFQKKFNHSIEDVFSEQINKLVQNQLIQDTGTHITLTEQGFFLGNEVFQEFLAI, from the coding sequence ATGGTTAACGCTGTTTATTTACACATCCCTTTTTGTGATTATATTTGTCACTATTGTGATTTTAATAAAGTGTTTATGCAGGGACAGCCTGTAAATGATTATTTGGCTCATATGGATTTGGAAATGAAACATACCCTTGAACAGTTTCCGACGAATCGGATTGAAACGATTTTCGTAGGGGGAGGCACTCCTACCGCGCTCAATGAAGAGCAGCTAGAACGTTTTCTGAAGGATGTTCAAAATCGTTTTGGGCCTTATCTATGTGATTCTGTTGAATTTTCGATGGAAGCAAATCCAGGGAGCGTCACACCTGAAAAGCTAAGAATTATGAAAGCTTATGGGGTGAATCGCTTAAGTATAGGAGCTCAAGCATTTCAGGATTCTCTCCTAAATAAACTTGGGAGAGGGCATTCAGTTGCAGAAATTGGGGAAATTGTTCGGATGGCACAGAATGAAGGTTTTGTGAATCTTTCCTTAGATCTTATGTTCGGTTTACCAGATCAAACAATTCCTCAATTTTCAGAGTCAATTACGAAAGCGATTGAATTGGGAATCACGCACATTTCTTCTTATTCCTTACAAGTAGAGAAAAAAACGGTTTTCTACAATAAATGGCGTAAAGGTGAATTACCACTTCCTACCGAAGAAGCAGAAGCTGATATGTATGAAATGCTTATAACGCGTCTTGAAAAAGCGGGTCTATTGCAATATGAGATTAGCAATTTCGCAAAACCAGGTTATGAAAGCAAACACAATATTACGTATTGGAAGAATAATGAGTACTACGGAATTGGTGCTGGTGCTCACAGCTATATTGATGGGGTTAGAAGGGCAAATGCCGGTCCTCTCAAGCAGTATATGACGAAGATCGATGAAACTGGTTTTCCATATATGGATGATAACGTTCTAACGGAAAACGAGCGAATGGAAGAAGAAATGTTTATGGGCCTCCGCATGAAAGAAGGGGTTTCAAAAGAAACGTTTCAAAAGAAGTTCAATCACTCGATCGAAGATGTATTTAGCGAGCAAATCAATAAGCTCGTTCAAAATCAACTTATACAAGACACCGGAACACACATTACCTTAACAGAACAAGGTTTCTTTTTAGGTAACGAAGTGTTTCAGGAATTTCTTGCGATTTAG
- the rpsT gene encoding 30S ribosomal protein S20: MPNIKSAVKRVRTQSDRRANNIAFKSEMRSAIKTFEAKVEAKDVEAAKTALNQASKRIDKAADKGIIHRNTVARKKSRLTKMYNEISA, from the coding sequence ATGCCAAATATTAAATCTGCGGTTAAACGCGTTAGAACTCAATCTGATCGTCGCGCTAATAACATTGCTTTCAAATCTGAAATGCGTTCTGCAATCAAGACTTTTGAAGCTAAAGTTGAAGCTAAAGACGTTGAAGCTGCGAAAACAGCTCTTAACCAAGCTTCTAAGCGCATCGACAAAGCTGCTGACAAAGGAATCATTCACAGAAACACAGTAGCACGTAAAAAATCTCGTCTAACTAAAATGTACAACGAGATTTCAGCGTAA
- the grpE gene encoding nucleotide exchange factor GrpE, whose protein sequence is MEKQTSHQEEEELLTEEEENLEQNAEENDEPEVIEVSETNENEELENLQQQVEELENKYMRTQAEYDNFRRRTREERSADAKYRSQKLAEELLPAMDNFERALAVQSDNEQVTSLLTGMEMVYRQLKEALANEGVEEVGTVGEAFNPHLHQAVMQVESDEHDSDVVVEVLQKGYQLNDRVLRPAMVKVSS, encoded by the coding sequence GTGGAAAAGCAAACCAGTCATCAAGAGGAAGAAGAGCTTCTAACGGAAGAGGAAGAGAATCTTGAGCAAAATGCTGAAGAGAATGATGAACCTGAAGTGATTGAAGTATCTGAAACCAATGAAAATGAAGAGCTTGAAAACTTGCAACAGCAAGTAGAAGAGCTTGAGAATAAATATATGCGCACACAGGCAGAGTACGATAACTTCCGACGTAGAACACGTGAAGAACGAAGTGCAGATGCTAAATACCGTTCTCAGAAATTGGCTGAAGAGCTACTTCCAGCAATGGATAACTTCGAACGTGCACTAGCTGTTCAAAGTGATAATGAGCAAGTAACGTCATTGCTTACTGGAATGGAAATGGTATATCGTCAGTTGAAAGAAGCACTTGCAAATGAAGGTGTAGAGGAAGTTGGTACTGTAGGAGAAGCTTTCAACCCGCATCTCCATCAAGCAGTTATGCAGGTTGAATCAGATGAACATGATTCAGATGTGGTTGTAGAGGTCTTACAAAAAGGCTATCAGTTAAACGATCGCGTCCTTCGACCAGCAATGGTAAAGGTAAGCTCTTAA
- the holA gene encoding DNA polymerase III subunit delta: protein MSISDLKKKIKQNKLDPLYLLTGTETFLVDELQKMIINQALPEEEKEFGLAYYDLNETPVQAAVEDAETLPFLGEKRVIILKNPLFLTAAKDKSKVEHDLDSLQRYAENPSPFTILIIEAPYEKLDERKKLVKTIKKAGAFVKAEALQENHLGDWLQQRAKQHGVSLDQEGEERLVQLTGSHLMLLQQEIDKMALYVGEGGIVNAEVVDLLVARTLENDIFALIDRIVRKDLNKAFRILYDLLKINEEPIKILSLIGRQFRIIYQVSELSKRGYGQKQMASTLKLHPYAVKIAQQQSRSFEEEKLRFILDQIAESDYEMKTGKMDKKLILELLVTKIKNA, encoded by the coding sequence ATGTCCATTTCAGACTTAAAAAAGAAAATTAAACAAAACAAGTTAGATCCACTCTATCTCTTAACGGGCACAGAAACGTTCTTGGTTGATGAATTACAAAAAATGATCATTAATCAGGCGCTCCCAGAAGAAGAGAAAGAATTTGGACTTGCTTATTATGATCTAAACGAAACACCTGTACAAGCTGCAGTAGAAGATGCTGAAACGCTGCCATTTTTAGGGGAGAAGCGTGTCATTATATTAAAAAATCCATTGTTTTTAACAGCTGCTAAGGATAAGAGCAAAGTAGAGCATGATCTGGACTCACTTCAGCGGTATGCTGAAAACCCATCTCCTTTTACAATTCTTATTATTGAAGCCCCTTATGAAAAGTTGGATGAGCGGAAAAAATTGGTGAAAACCATTAAGAAAGCAGGAGCATTTGTTAAAGCCGAGGCGTTACAAGAAAATCATTTGGGTGACTGGCTTCAGCAACGCGCAAAGCAACATGGTGTTTCTCTTGATCAGGAAGGCGAAGAGAGGCTTGTTCAGTTAACAGGTAGTCACTTGATGTTGCTGCAACAGGAAATAGATAAAATGGCACTTTACGTTGGTGAAGGTGGCATTGTCAATGCGGAAGTTGTTGATCTTCTCGTCGCAAGAACATTAGAAAATGATATTTTTGCGTTAATTGATCGTATCGTAAGGAAAGACTTAAACAAAGCGTTTCGCATTTTATATGATTTACTTAAAATCAATGAAGAACCTATTAAAATTCTTTCGTTAATTGGCAGACAGTTTCGGATTATTTATCAGGTTAGTGAGCTTTCGAAGAGAGGGTATGGTCAGAAGCAAATGGCCTCCACCCTTAAATTGCATCCTTATGCAGTGAAGATTGCACAGCAACAAAGTCGAAGTTTCGAAGAAGAAAAACTGCGCTTTATTTTAGATCAAATTGCTGAATCGGATTATGAGATGAAAACAGGTAAGATGGATAAAAAACTTATTCTTGAATTGTTAGTTACTAAAATTAAAAATGCATAA
- a CDS encoding DUF3679 domain-containing protein: MALFFMKTFLLVSLLLFGVLLGMEQASKNMNNMQASENTGAFQINATNGVEAEILGTSITQEDLKDKQKTLEGANEFNVLGQLGSTVSQWVSSLIQAVLSFVFTIITTLLSFFQR; the protein is encoded by the coding sequence ATGGCGTTGTTTTTTATGAAAACTTTTCTCCTTGTTTCATTGCTTTTGTTTGGAGTGCTATTAGGAATGGAACAGGCTTCTAAAAATATGAATAACATGCAAGCAAGCGAAAATACAGGTGCGTTTCAGATTAATGCTACTAACGGAGTCGAAGCTGAAATCCTCGGCACATCCATTACTCAAGAAGATCTAAAAGACAAACAAAAAACACTTGAAGGTGCAAACGAATTTAATGTTCTTGGACAATTAGGGAGTACTGTAAGCCAATGGGTATCATCGCTCATTCAAGCGGTTTTGTCGTTTGTGTTTACGATTATTACAACTTTATTATCTTTCTTTCAGAGGTGA